One part of the Microvirga sp. TS319 genome encodes these proteins:
- a CDS encoding GNAT family N-acetyltransferase — protein sequence MRVVVSPANQLPDKLAIRWAEIQENNPGLASPFFRPEFTQAVARVRDDVLVACIEDGAAFLPFQRSSFGLGRPVGGAMSDYHGLIAPPAYSCDMAEVLRACRLQRWIFDHVPAEQAVFAPWQTVSTSSPILDISEADHAGSTSLHSNHRRKWRRLEEAHGPIQVDLDVQDPALLATCIKWKSEQYRRTGNLDLFSRPWTRALADIISTYREPHFAGMLSVLRVDGRPIAVHFGMRSLKFWHYWFPAYDPEFQRFSPGILLLLKMIKDAPTLGIEAIDFGKGENHYKLRLFNRRVPLLEGCVTINHPLWMVTQTQTKLKQLAKNSPASDYIIPPMRRLIQWARFR from the coding sequence ATGAGGGTAGTCGTTTCCCCGGCGAACCAGCTCCCTGACAAACTAGCCATTCGCTGGGCGGAGATTCAAGAGAATAACCCCGGCCTTGCCAGCCCATTCTTCCGACCGGAGTTCACACAGGCCGTCGCAAGAGTTCGAGACGATGTCCTCGTTGCCTGCATTGAAGACGGCGCTGCGTTTCTGCCTTTTCAACGGAGCTCGTTCGGACTAGGGCGGCCGGTAGGCGGCGCGATGTCCGACTATCACGGTCTGATTGCACCGCCAGCCTACAGTTGCGACATGGCCGAGGTCCTCCGAGCGTGCAGGCTGCAGCGCTGGATATTTGATCACGTTCCCGCGGAACAGGCGGTTTTCGCGCCCTGGCAAACCGTTAGCACCTCATCGCCCATCCTGGACATTTCAGAGGCGGATCATGCCGGCTCTACCAGTCTGCACTCGAACCACAGACGCAAGTGGCGCCGTCTCGAGGAGGCACACGGCCCAATTCAGGTCGACCTGGACGTGCAGGACCCCGCACTTCTCGCGACCTGCATCAAGTGGAAATCGGAACAATATCGACGCACTGGCAATCTCGACCTTTTCTCACGCCCGTGGACGCGAGCCCTTGCTGACATCATCTCCACGTACCGTGAGCCGCATTTTGCCGGAATGCTATCGGTGCTGCGGGTCGACGGCCGGCCGATCGCCGTCCATTTCGGAATGCGCTCGCTCAAGTTCTGGCACTACTGGTTTCCTGCATACGATCCGGAGTTCCAGCGCTTCTCCCCCGGGATACTCCTACTCCTGAAAATGATTAAAGACGCACCGACGCTTGGAATTGAAGCGATCGACTTCGGCAAAGGAGAAAATCATTATAAGCTACGACTGTTCAACCGCCGGGTTCCGCTTCTGGAAGGTTGCGTTACCATCAACCACCCTCTCTGGATGGTCACGCAGACGCAGACGAAATTGAAGCAGCTTGCGAAGAATTCGCCAGCCTCTGATTACATCATCCCGCCGATGAGAAGGCTCATACAGTGGGCTAGATTTAGGTAG